The Fischerella sp. PCC 9605 genome contains a region encoding:
- a CDS encoding response regulator — protein sequence MTAKQILVIDDEDDIRKLIQTCLEIMGGWQVLTAKSGSEGLLLAQTAQPDAILLDVMMPDMDGTSTFQKLQANPTTKHIPVILLTARGRSTEAHKFTQLGVKGVISKPFNPQKLAIQVAAALD from the coding sequence ATGACTGCCAAGCAAATCCTTGTTATTGATGATGAAGACGACATCCGTAAATTGATTCAAACCTGTTTGGAGATCATGGGGGGTTGGCAGGTATTGACTGCGAAAAGTGGGAGTGAAGGACTACTCTTGGCTCAAACTGCTCAACCTGATGCCATCCTTTTAGATGTAATGATGCCCGATATGGATGGGACAAGCACGTTTCAAAAGTTACAAGCAAATCCGACAACTAAGCATATTCCTGTAATTTTACTAACAGCTAGGGGACGCAGTACTGAGGCACATAAGTTTACACAATTGGGTGTAAAAGGTGTAATCAGTAAACCCTTTAATCCTCAAAAACTTGCTATTCAAGTAGCAGCAGCTTTAGACTAA